The proteins below come from a single Burkholderia humptydooensis genomic window:
- a CDS encoding sigma-54 dependent transcriptional regulator encodes MDVAARHLIYYSHRPDADLRRCFGQHGWQVDVVDSPREMRRSAARGVMAGGLLDFSCGVGAAELRELEASLKTPNVGWIATTRRGQMEDEAVRRFVRDYCFDYVTVPYECDRIVESVGHAYGMVTLSEGLAPAAATVRNEGEMVGTCDAMLALFKMIRKVATTDAPVFISGESGTGKELTAVAIHERSARASAPFVAINCGAIPPTLLQAELFGYERGAFTGANQRKIGRIEAANGGTLFLDEIGDLPFESQASLLRFLQEHKVERVGGHQSIPVDVRIISATHVDMQVALRNGRFREDLYHRLCVLKLEEPPLRERGKDIEILARHMLERFKGDAHRRLRGFTPDAIAALHNYAWPGNVRELINRVRRAIVMSEGRMISAADLELSGYAEVEPMSLEEARESAERHAIEVALLRHRGRLADAARELGVSRVTLYRLLCAYGMRDDGSTRAKREDDLRRAC; translated from the coding sequence ATGGATGTTGCGGCTAGACACCTCATTTACTATTCCCATCGTCCTGATGCGGATCTGCGGCGCTGTTTCGGCCAGCATGGCTGGCAGGTCGACGTTGTCGATTCGCCTCGCGAGATGCGGCGCTCCGCCGCGCGCGGCGTGATGGCGGGCGGCTTGCTCGATTTTTCGTGCGGGGTTGGGGCCGCCGAATTGCGCGAGCTCGAAGCGAGTCTGAAGACGCCGAACGTCGGCTGGATCGCGACGACGAGGCGAGGGCAGATGGAAGACGAAGCGGTGCGCCGCTTCGTGCGCGATTACTGCTTCGACTACGTGACGGTGCCCTACGAGTGCGACCGCATCGTCGAGTCGGTCGGCCACGCGTACGGCATGGTCACGCTGTCGGAAGGGCTCGCGCCCGCCGCCGCGACGGTGCGCAACGAGGGCGAGATGGTCGGCACCTGCGACGCGATGCTCGCGCTCTTCAAGATGATCCGCAAGGTTGCCACGACCGACGCGCCGGTGTTCATCTCCGGCGAGTCCGGCACCGGCAAGGAGCTGACGGCCGTCGCGATTCACGAGCGCTCTGCGCGCGCGAGCGCGCCGTTCGTCGCGATCAACTGCGGCGCGATTCCGCCGACGCTGTTGCAGGCCGAGTTGTTCGGCTACGAGCGCGGCGCGTTCACCGGCGCGAATCAGCGCAAGATCGGCCGTATCGAAGCGGCGAACGGCGGCACGCTGTTCCTCGACGAAATCGGCGATCTGCCGTTCGAGAGCCAGGCGAGCCTGTTGCGCTTCCTGCAGGAGCACAAGGTCGAGCGCGTCGGCGGACACCAGTCGATTCCGGTCGACGTGCGGATCATTTCCGCGACGCACGTCGACATGCAGGTCGCGCTGCGTAACGGGCGCTTTCGAGAGGACCTGTATCACCGGCTGTGCGTGCTGAAGCTTGAGGAGCCGCCGCTGCGCGAGCGCGGCAAGGACATCGAGATCCTCGCGCGGCACATGCTCGAGCGCTTCAAGGGCGACGCGCACCGGCGGCTGCGCGGCTTCACGCCCGATGCGATCGCGGCGCTTCACAACTATGCGTGGCCGGGCAACGTGCGCGAGCTGATCAACCGGGTGCGGCGCGCGATCGTGATGTCGGAGGGGCGGATGATCAGCGCGGCCGATCTCGAGCTGTCGGGCTACGCGGAAGTCGAGCCGATGTCGCTCGAGGAGGCGCGCGAGAGCGCGGAGCGGCACGCGATCGAGGTCGCGCTGCTGCGGCATCGCGGCCGGCTCGCGGACGCCGCGCGCGAGCTCGGCGTATCGCGGGTGACGCTCTATCGCCTGCTTTGCGCGTACGGGATGCGCGACGACGGCAGCACGCGCGCGAAGCGCGAAGACGACCTGCGCCGGGCCTGCTAG
- a CDS encoding thymidylate synthase has protein sequence MKQYLDLVRTILDTGAWKSNRTGIRTIGIPGAMLRFDLQQGFPAVTTKKLAFKSAIGELVGFLRATRSAADFRALGCKVWDANANENAQWLANPYRRGVDDLGDVYGVQWRRWPGYKALDAHAGAQIADATSRGFRVVARFEEDGADKVLLHKAIDQLRDCLDTIVRDPSSRRILFHGWNPAVLDEIALPACHLLYQFLPNVERREISLCLYIRSNDVGLGTPFNLAEGAALLTLVGRLTGYTPRWFTYFIGDAHIYENQLDMLKQQLEREPFESPRLEIAERVPDYAKTGEYEPQWLERIEPSDFALVGYRHHEPLTAPMAV, from the coding sequence ATGAAACAGTATCTCGATCTCGTTCGCACCATTCTCGACACCGGCGCCTGGAAGAGCAACCGCACGGGCATCCGCACGATCGGCATCCCCGGCGCGATGCTGCGCTTCGATCTGCAGCAGGGCTTTCCCGCCGTGACGACGAAGAAGCTCGCGTTCAAGTCGGCGATCGGCGAACTCGTCGGCTTCCTGCGCGCGACGCGCAGCGCGGCCGATTTTCGCGCGCTCGGCTGCAAGGTGTGGGACGCGAATGCGAATGAGAACGCGCAGTGGCTCGCGAATCCGTATCGCCGCGGCGTCGACGATCTCGGCGACGTGTACGGCGTCCAATGGCGGCGCTGGCCGGGCTACAAGGCGCTCGACGCGCACGCCGGCGCGCAGATCGCCGATGCGACGTCGCGCGGCTTTCGCGTCGTCGCGCGCTTCGAGGAGGACGGCGCGGACAAGGTGCTGCTCCACAAGGCGATCGATCAGTTGCGCGACTGCCTCGATACGATCGTGCGCGATCCGTCGAGCCGGCGCATCCTGTTCCACGGCTGGAATCCCGCGGTGCTCGACGAGATCGCGCTGCCCGCGTGCCATCTGCTCTATCAGTTCCTGCCGAACGTCGAGCGCCGCGAAATCTCGCTGTGCCTGTATATCCGCAGCAACGACGTCGGACTCGGCACGCCGTTCAATCTCGCGGAAGGCGCGGCGCTCCTCACGCTCGTCGGCCGGCTGACGGGCTACACGCCGCGCTGGTTCACGTACTTCATCGGCGATGCGCACATCTACGAGAATCAGCTCGACATGCTCAAGCAGCAACTCGAGCGCGAGCCGTTCGAGAGCCCGCGGCTCGAGATCGCCGAGCGCGTGCCCGATTACGCGAAGACGGGCGAGTACGAGCCGCAATGGCTCGAACGCATCGAGCCGTCGGACTTCGCGCTCGTCGGCTATCGCCATCACGAACCGCTGACCGCGCCGATGGCCGTCTGA
- a CDS encoding DUF6600 domain-containing protein translates to MTILATRHPFVLSRIARYTLVAVAMLAALPPAIAQNVAPPPAGVAQQAGGDPPSRVARLNYLSGAVTTEPAGASDWSYAAVNRPLTTGDQLWNDSGARSELHIGSTAVRLGQSTSLSILNLDDANTQLKVPLGTLSTHVRELPPGTSYEIDTPNLALAVGSPGDYRVDVAPDGSSTTVTVRRGSATVYGDGTQMPVSAGQRVVFTGTGLQVADTGAVAPPDGLDDWAASRDAAEERSVSARYVSREIPGYQDLDANGTWRDDPDYGEVWVPSAVPAGWAPYHTGHWIWQAPWGWTWVDDEPWGFAPYHYGRWAYVDDSWAWVPGPLVVSAPPCYAPALVAFVGGGGGGFDWSVSLAVGGIAAAGVAWFPLGPRDPWRPSWGGWSPHYYQRVNQTVIVNNVNNINVNKTVNVTNITNIHNTYVNFRAPNAVTAVPATAFVHGQPVSRFAQKVDPQQWRNAHIGSGAPGVAPVRQSFTGALRNAAYRPPAAVEQRSIVATRNPAVPAAYHDQLAAHLAQSGARVPGAGAPVVKTTVPPNYAMRPVRTPENTGAPNRWAMRNVQLVDTHASVAQPARGPQGGAGNPAARAGERPQPNMPQPNAAQPNAAQLNAAPSNFARPGVPQPDATQPNAPHAPAVPGAPGGPQNAMRPDASRPNGARPNPAPSPQNGVPRPPTAVENPGARNEARAPGETQRPQPSWTQPHPPIQQQRANEGRPHANVEPNAPLNYRSPTQNAVPPIRSTPTPTHSAQPAPQPAERTQPQPAWQQAPRNEMRAPEAPREAPRQEAAPPAPRSEYRAPAPAPRPQVEAPRMEAPRMPAPRMEAPRMEPRPAAPPPAVPHNPPPAPRQEPQHQVRPDQQHGFAPHREERRHA, encoded by the coding sequence ATGACCATCCTTGCCACTCGCCATCCGTTTGTGCTTTCGCGCATCGCCCGCTACACGCTCGTCGCCGTCGCAATGCTCGCTGCGTTACCGCCCGCCATCGCGCAAAACGTCGCCCCGCCGCCCGCCGGCGTCGCCCAGCAAGCGGGCGGCGATCCGCCGAGCCGCGTCGCGCGCCTGAACTACCTGTCCGGGGCCGTCACGACCGAGCCCGCGGGCGCGAGCGACTGGTCATACGCAGCCGTCAACCGTCCGCTCACGACGGGCGACCAGCTATGGAACGATTCGGGCGCGCGCTCCGAGCTGCACATCGGCTCGACCGCGGTGCGGCTCGGTCAATCGACGAGCCTGTCGATCCTCAATCTCGACGACGCGAACACGCAACTGAAGGTGCCGCTCGGCACGCTGTCGACGCACGTGCGCGAACTGCCGCCCGGCACGTCGTATGAAATCGACACGCCGAACCTCGCGCTCGCGGTCGGCTCGCCCGGCGATTATCGCGTCGACGTCGCGCCTGACGGTTCGAGCACGACCGTCACCGTGAGGCGCGGCAGCGCAACCGTCTACGGCGACGGCACGCAGATGCCGGTGTCGGCCGGCCAGCGGGTCGTCTTCACGGGCACCGGGCTGCAAGTCGCGGACACGGGCGCCGTGGCGCCGCCCGACGGTCTCGACGACTGGGCCGCTAGCCGCGATGCGGCCGAGGAGCGCTCCGTGTCGGCCCGCTACGTATCGCGCGAAATCCCGGGCTACCAGGACCTCGACGCGAACGGAACGTGGCGCGACGACCCCGATTACGGCGAGGTGTGGGTGCCGAGCGCGGTGCCCGCCGGCTGGGCGCCGTACCACACCGGCCACTGGATCTGGCAGGCGCCGTGGGGCTGGACCTGGGTCGACGACGAGCCGTGGGGCTTCGCGCCGTATCACTACGGCCGCTGGGCGTACGTCGACGACTCGTGGGCATGGGTGCCGGGCCCGCTCGTCGTCAGCGCGCCGCCGTGCTACGCGCCCGCGCTCGTCGCGTTCGTCGGCGGGGGCGGCGGCGGCTTCGACTGGAGCGTGAGCCTCGCGGTCGGCGGCATCGCGGCGGCGGGCGTCGCGTGGTTCCCGCTCGGGCCGCGCGACCCGTGGCGGCCGAGCTGGGGCGGCTGGAGCCCGCACTACTACCAGCGCGTGAACCAGACGGTAATCGTGAACAACGTCAACAACATCAACGTCAACAAGACGGTGAACGTGACGAACATCACGAACATCCACAACACGTACGTGAACTTCCGCGCGCCGAACGCGGTGACGGCCGTGCCGGCGACCGCGTTCGTCCACGGGCAGCCGGTGTCGCGCTTCGCGCAGAAGGTCGATCCGCAGCAGTGGCGCAATGCGCACATCGGCTCGGGCGCGCCGGGCGTCGCGCCGGTTCGGCAAAGCTTCACGGGCGCACTGCGCAACGCCGCGTACCGGCCGCCCGCGGCCGTCGAGCAGCGCTCGATCGTCGCGACGCGCAACCCGGCCGTGCCGGCCGCTTATCACGATCAGCTCGCCGCGCATCTCGCGCAGAGCGGCGCGCGGGTGCCGGGCGCGGGCGCGCCCGTCGTGAAGACCACCGTGCCGCCGAACTACGCGATGCGGCCGGTGCGCACGCCCGAGAACACCGGCGCGCCGAACCGCTGGGCGATGCGCAACGTGCAGCTCGTCGACACGCACGCGAGCGTCGCGCAACCCGCGCGCGGCCCGCAGGGCGGCGCGGGCAATCCGGCCGCGCGCGCGGGCGAGCGGCCGCAGCCGAATATGCCGCAGCCGAATGCAGCTCAACCGAATGCGGCTCAACTGAATGCCGCGCCATCGAACTTCGCGCGCCCCGGCGTTCCGCAGCCGGACGCCACGCAGCCGAATGCACCGCACGCGCCGGCTGTTCCCGGTGCGCCGGGCGGGCCGCAAAACGCGATGCGGCCTGACGCGTCCCGGCCGAACGGGGCCCGGCCGAATCCCGCGCCGTCGCCCCAAAACGGCGTGCCGCGGCCGCCCACGGCCGTCGAGAACCCGGGCGCGCGCAACGAAGCGCGTGCGCCGGGCGAAACGCAGCGTCCGCAGCCGTCCTGGACGCAGCCGCATCCGCCGATCCAGCAGCAGCGCGCGAACGAAGGCCGGCCTCACGCGAACGTCGAGCCGAATGCGCCGCTCAATTACCGGTCGCCGACGCAGAACGCGGTGCCGCCGATCCGCTCGACGCCGACGCCCACGCACTCCGCCCAGCCCGCGCCACAGCCCGCCGAGCGCACGCAGCCGCAGCCGGCATGGCAGCAGGCGCCGCGAAACGAAATGCGCGCGCCCGAAGCGCCGCGCGAGGCCCCGCGTCAGGAAGCCGCACCGCCCGCGCCGCGCAGCGAATATCGCGCGCCGGCCCCCGCGCCGCGTCCGCAGGTTGAAGCACCGAGGATGGAAGCCCCGCGGATGCCCGCACCGCGAATGGAAGCGCCGAGGATGGAGCCGCGCCCCGCCGCGCCGCCGCCCGCCGTGCCGCACAACCCGCCGCCCGCGCCCCGCCAGGAGCCGCAGCATCAGGTGCGCCCCGATCAGCAGCACGGTTTCGCCCCTCACCGCGAAGAGCGCCGGCACGCGTAA
- a CDS encoding ArsR/SmtB family transcription factor codes for MSASDRDHHFPGLSHLGALLADPGRAAMLWALMDGSARPAGELTMIAGLSPSAASAHLARLADGGLLALDVRGRHRYYRIASPDIAAAIEALANIAQAAAPRRPIPQPARIVPPDMRYARTCYDHMAGELAVQVFERLMSRGWLTAADGTLDASAAGAAQFAQWGIDIGGQRAKRRRFACTCPDWSERRPHLGGSLGAALLESFRQRGWIEHAAKPRVLRVTPAGQREFDALLTGE; via the coding sequence ATGTCCGCTTCCGATCGCGATCACCATTTCCCCGGCTTGAGCCATCTCGGCGCGCTGCTCGCCGATCCGGGACGCGCCGCGATGCTCTGGGCGCTGATGGACGGCAGCGCGCGCCCCGCGGGCGAGCTGACGATGATCGCCGGGCTGTCGCCGTCGGCGGCGAGCGCGCATCTCGCGCGGCTCGCGGACGGCGGCCTCCTCGCGCTCGACGTGCGCGGCCGCCATCGCTATTACCGGATCGCGTCGCCCGATATCGCCGCGGCGATCGAGGCGCTCGCGAACATCGCGCAGGCGGCCGCGCCGCGGCGCCCGATCCCCCAGCCGGCGCGCATCGTGCCGCCCGACATGCGCTATGCGCGCACCTGCTACGACCACATGGCGGGCGAGCTAGCGGTCCAGGTGTTCGAGCGGCTGATGTCGCGCGGCTGGCTGACAGCCGCGGACGGCACGCTCGATGCGAGCGCGGCGGGCGCCGCGCAGTTCGCGCAATGGGGCATCGACATCGGCGGCCAGCGCGCGAAGCGCCGGCGCTTCGCGTGCACGTGCCCGGACTGGAGCGAGCGCCGTCCGCACCTGGGCGGCTCGCTCGGCGCGGCGCTCCTCGAAAGCTTCCGCCAACGCGGCTGGATCGAGCATGCGGCCAAGCCTCGCGTGCTGCGCGTGACGCCCGCCGGCCAGCGCGAATTCGACGCCTTGCTTACCGGCGAATGA
- a CDS encoding acyl-CoA thioesterase produces the protein MSATPPAPLDRTETVFRFLAEPTSVNFGGKVHGGALMKWIDETAYACAAIWSSRYCVTVSVGNIRFQRPILVGNLVELKARVVATGRTSMHIHVSVHAGDPKGGVLRQTTDCLVVFVAVDENGNPVPVPPFVPVTGEQKRLAQYAMDVREALDKIVELKPEEVAKGEV, from the coding sequence ATGTCCGCCACGCCCCCCGCGCCGCTTGATCGCACCGAAACCGTTTTCCGCTTCCTCGCCGAGCCGACGTCCGTCAACTTCGGCGGCAAGGTGCACGGCGGCGCGCTGATGAAATGGATCGACGAGACCGCGTACGCGTGCGCGGCGATCTGGTCGAGCCGCTATTGCGTGACGGTGAGCGTCGGCAACATCCGCTTCCAGCGGCCGATCCTCGTCGGCAATCTCGTCGAGCTGAAGGCGCGCGTCGTCGCGACGGGCCGCACGAGCATGCACATCCACGTGTCGGTGCACGCGGGCGATCCGAAGGGCGGCGTGCTGCGCCAGACGACCGATTGCCTCGTCGTGTTCGTCGCGGTCGACGAGAACGGCAATCCGGTGCCGGTGCCGCCGTTCGTGCCCGTCACCGGCGAGCAGAAGCGGCTCGCGCAGTACGCGATGGACGTGCGTGAGGCGCTCGACAAGATCGTCGAGCTCAAGCCCGAGGAAGTCGCGAAAGGGGAAGTGTGA
- the fumC gene encoding class II fumarate hydratase yields the protein MSEAVRMERDTFGEIAVPAARLWGAQTQRSLQNFKISTEKQSPELIHALALVKRAAAAVNLELGVLAQDKANAIIASADEIIAGRHPDEFPLVVWQTGSGTQTNMNLNEVIANRASELLGGERGESRNVHPNDDVNRGQSSNDVFPTAMHVAAARAIVGHLLPALRTLRATLDAKAATFADIVKIGRTHLQDATPLTLGQEFSGYVAQLDQGIRHVEAALPHLYELAQGGTAVGTGLNAHPKFAAGVAAEIGRLTGLPFVSAPNKFEVMAAADALVFAHGALKTVAASLMKIANDIRWLASGPRCGLGELSIPENEPGSSIMPGKVNPTQSEAVTMLCCQVFGNDVAVNFGGASGNFELNVFRPMIAHNVLQSVRLLADGAQSFNDHCAAGIEPNRARIDALLNESLMLVTALNPHIGYDKAAQIAKKAHKEGTTLKAAALALGYVTDAQFDEWVRPEKMVGNR from the coding sequence ATGAGCGAAGCAGTACGGATGGAACGCGACACGTTCGGCGAAATCGCAGTGCCGGCGGCCCGGCTGTGGGGCGCGCAAACGCAGCGCTCGCTGCAGAACTTCAAGATCTCGACCGAGAAGCAGTCGCCCGAACTGATTCACGCGCTCGCGCTGGTCAAGCGCGCGGCGGCCGCCGTCAATCTCGAACTTGGCGTGCTCGCGCAGGACAAGGCGAACGCGATCATCGCCAGCGCCGACGAGATCATCGCCGGCCGTCATCCTGACGAATTCCCGCTCGTCGTCTGGCAGACGGGCTCGGGCACGCAGACCAACATGAACCTCAACGAGGTGATCGCGAACCGCGCGAGCGAGCTGCTCGGCGGCGAGCGGGGCGAAAGCCGCAACGTGCATCCGAACGACGACGTCAATCGCGGCCAGTCGTCGAACGACGTGTTCCCGACCGCGATGCACGTCGCCGCCGCGCGCGCGATCGTCGGCCATCTGCTGCCCGCGCTGCGCACGCTGCGCGCGACGCTCGACGCGAAGGCCGCCACCTTCGCCGACATCGTGAAGATCGGCCGCACGCACCTGCAGGACGCGACGCCGCTCACGCTCGGCCAGGAATTCTCCGGCTACGTCGCGCAGCTCGATCAGGGCATTCGCCACGTCGAGGCGGCGCTGCCCCACCTGTATGAACTCGCGCAAGGCGGCACGGCGGTCGGCACGGGCCTGAACGCGCATCCGAAGTTCGCGGCGGGCGTCGCGGCCGAGATCGGCCGGCTCACGGGATTGCCGTTCGTCAGCGCGCCGAACAAGTTCGAAGTGATGGCCGCGGCCGACGCGCTCGTGTTCGCGCACGGCGCGCTGAAGACGGTCGCCGCGAGCCTGATGAAGATCGCGAACGACATCCGCTGGCTCGCGAGCGGGCCGCGCTGCGGACTCGGCGAGCTGTCGATTCCGGAGAACGAGCCGGGCAGCTCGATCATGCCGGGCAAGGTCAATCCGACGCAATCGGAAGCGGTGACGATGCTGTGCTGCCAGGTGTTCGGCAACGACGTCGCGGTAAACTTCGGCGGCGCGAGCGGCAATTTCGAGCTGAACGTGTTCCGGCCGATGATTGCGCACAACGTGCTGCAGTCGGTGCGGCTGCTCGCGGACGGCGCGCAAAGCTTCAACGATCACTGCGCGGCCGGCATCGAGCCGAATCGCGCGCGCATCGACGCGCTCCTCAACGAATCGCTGATGCTCGTGACGGCGCTCAATCCGCACATCGGCTACGACAAGGCCGCGCAGATCGCGAAGAAGGCGCACAAGGAAGGCACGACGCTCAAAGCCGCCGCGCTGGCGCTCGGTTACGTGACCGACGCGCAATTCGACGAATGGGTGCGGCCGGAGAAGATGGTCGGCAACCGCTGA
- a CDS encoding MATE family efflux transporter, with protein sequence MSPTGFTRAAAAPPPTLSRHAADTARLAAPLAIAQLSQMAMSVTDTVLLGSLGPDALAAGGLGANLFFVVVTLLQGVLTSVSVSVAHARGAKAEDRVPHIYWTGFALSLLLAVPAFALLSFAEPLLRAFGEPAALAHNVGEYAAVLRFAAPGSLIGVGLMRSFLPAIGAAKRLLWVSLAGVGVNAFLNYGLIHGAFALPRLGFLGSATATTITIWLTAITLVALLHGRPTFKHFVAATRPRLPLMGELFGIGWPVAITYGVESTLFLATGLTVGVLGESSLAAHQIALNVASVAFMVPLAIGQAANVRVGYWAGAGAPVAARHAGFVALGLGIAFMSLSGLVLIVAPHAIVGLYLKLDDPANAHTVALATSLLGIAAVFQIVDGMQTVGSGCLRGLKDTRVPMLAATLGYWGIGFPTGYWFAFHAGLGARGLWWGLAAGLASVAVLMTWRFHRKSAALGARAGARGRAST encoded by the coding sequence ATGTCGCCTACCGGTTTCACGCGAGCGGCCGCTGCGCCGCCTCCCACACTGTCCCGCCACGCCGCCGATACGGCGCGCCTCGCCGCGCCGCTCGCGATCGCGCAACTCTCGCAAATGGCGATGAGCGTCACCGACACGGTGCTGCTCGGCTCGCTCGGCCCCGACGCGCTCGCGGCGGGCGGCCTCGGCGCGAATCTGTTCTTCGTCGTCGTGACGCTGCTGCAGGGCGTACTGACGTCGGTCAGCGTGAGCGTGGCGCACGCACGCGGCGCAAAGGCCGAGGATCGCGTGCCGCATATCTATTGGACGGGCTTCGCGCTGTCGCTGTTGCTCGCGGTTCCGGCGTTCGCGCTGCTGTCGTTCGCGGAGCCGCTGTTGCGCGCGTTCGGCGAACCGGCGGCGCTCGCGCACAACGTCGGCGAATACGCGGCCGTGCTGCGCTTCGCGGCGCCCGGCAGCCTGATCGGCGTCGGGCTGATGCGCTCGTTCTTGCCCGCGATCGGCGCGGCGAAGCGACTGCTTTGGGTGTCGCTCGCGGGCGTCGGCGTCAACGCGTTTCTCAACTACGGGCTGATCCACGGCGCGTTCGCGCTGCCGCGGCTCGGCTTCCTCGGCTCCGCTACGGCAACCACGATCACGATCTGGCTCACCGCGATCACGCTCGTCGCGCTGCTGCACGGACGGCCGACGTTCAAGCACTTCGTCGCCGCCACGCGGCCGCGGCTGCCGCTGATGGGCGAGCTGTTCGGCATCGGCTGGCCGGTCGCGATCACGTACGGCGTCGAGTCGACGCTCTTTCTCGCGACGGGCCTCACGGTCGGCGTGCTCGGCGAATCGTCGCTCGCCGCGCACCAGATCGCGCTCAACGTCGCGTCGGTCGCATTCATGGTGCCGCTCGCGATCGGTCAGGCCGCGAACGTGCGCGTCGGCTACTGGGCGGGCGCGGGCGCGCCCGTTGCCGCGCGGCATGCGGGCTTCGTCGCGCTCGGGCTCGGCATCGCGTTCATGTCGCTGTCGGGGCTCGTACTGATCGTCGCGCCGCACGCGATCGTCGGCCTTTACCTGAAGCTCGACGATCCCGCAAACGCGCACACGGTCGCGCTCGCGACGTCGCTGCTCGGCATCGCCGCGGTGTTCCAGATCGTCGACGGGATGCAGACGGTCGGCTCCGGCTGCCTGCGCGGCCTGAAGGACACACGCGTGCCGATGCTCGCCGCGACGCTCGGCTACTGGGGCATCGGCTTTCCGACCGGCTACTGGTTCGCGTTCCACGCGGGCCTCGGCGCGCGCGGATTATGGTGGGGGCTCGCGGCCGGCCTCGCGAGCGTCGCGGTGCTGATGACGTGGCGATTTCACCGGAAGAGCGCCGCGCTCGGCGCGCGGGCGGGGGCTCGAGGACGGGCTTCGACGTAA
- a CDS encoding RNA-binding S4 domain-containing protein, translating to MPNLDFTLTGEFVELHNLLKLTGLADSGGSAKMIVASGAVKVDGAIELRKTCKIRAGQVVLLGDTRIAVHGAS from the coding sequence ATGCCCAATCTCGATTTCACGCTGACCGGCGAATTCGTCGAACTGCATAACCTGCTGAAGCTCACGGGTCTCGCGGATAGCGGCGGCTCGGCGAAGATGATCGTCGCGTCGGGCGCCGTGAAGGTCGACGGCGCGATCGAGCTGCGCAAGACCTGCAAGATCCGCGCGGGACAGGTCGTGCTGCTCGGCGACACGCGCATCGCCGTGCACGGCGCGTCATAG
- a CDS encoding DUF4088 family protein: MGQITLTLKDDTVVSLRKDYDAFVRVSLKLDPQFVTPSFEDFLRAKLLDSMVPLTEHAVQRLLQGGQYAWAKRTLDKEFPDVVSILIRQAGEFGFGFASRSEWTPDELAKACRDWAAAIVSGAQGDAALVDPLAAQIKSAVTDIQTLEERMQTPAWRLAESLRQRVYEAKLACEMSVGSVAREKLGELRGLLRLGISHGSFQKQEAQQIMEYLRLLKPEIFVEEPYDIFARAAAWLRSVFMVQTPARGAQNASQPQGRRRS; encoded by the coding sequence ATGGGCCAGATCACTCTCACGCTGAAAGACGACACCGTCGTTTCCTTGCGCAAAGACTACGATGCGTTCGTGCGCGTGTCGCTCAAGCTCGATCCGCAATTCGTCACGCCGTCGTTCGAGGATTTCCTGCGCGCGAAGCTGCTCGACAGCATGGTGCCGCTCACCGAGCACGCGGTTCAGCGGCTTCTGCAGGGCGGCCAGTATGCGTGGGCGAAGCGCACGCTCGACAAGGAGTTTCCGGACGTCGTCTCGATCCTGATCCGGCAGGCGGGAGAATTCGGTTTCGGCTTCGCGTCGCGCTCCGAATGGACGCCCGACGAACTCGCGAAAGCGTGCCGCGACTGGGCCGCCGCCATCGTGTCCGGCGCGCAGGGCGACGCGGCGCTCGTCGATCCGCTCGCCGCGCAGATCAAGTCGGCCGTCACCGACATTCAAACGCTCGAGGAACGGATGCAGACGCCCGCGTGGCGGCTCGCCGAATCGCTGCGGCAACGCGTGTACGAGGCGAAGCTCGCGTGCGAGATGAGCGTCGGCAGCGTCGCGCGCGAAAAGCTTGGCGAGCTGCGCGGACTGCTCAGGCTCGGCATCTCGCACGGCTCGTTCCAGAAGCAGGAAGCGCAACAGATCATGGAATACCTGCGCCTTTTGAAGCCCGAGATCTTCGTCGAGGAGCCGTATGACATCTTCGCGCGCGCCGCCGCGTGGTTGCGCAGCGTGTTCATGGTCCAGACGCCCGCGCGCGGCGCGCAGAACGCGTCGCAGCCGCAAGGCCGGCGGCGCTCGTAG
- a CDS encoding AzlD domain-containing protein, translating to MSYALLILGMAALTSAIRTTLFLLGDRLVFPPLALAALRFVPVTVLTAIIVPMTVAPHGGDAELTWRNPRLVGAAAAVLVSAATRRPLVTIAAGLAAFFFWQALVLPHGWLPG from the coding sequence ATGAGCTACGCGCTGCTGATTCTCGGGATGGCGGCGCTCACGTCCGCGATCCGCACGACGCTCTTCCTGCTCGGCGATCGCCTCGTGTTTCCGCCGCTCGCGCTCGCCGCGCTGCGCTTCGTGCCGGTGACGGTGCTGACCGCGATCATCGTGCCGATGACCGTCGCGCCGCACGGCGGCGACGCGGAGCTGACGTGGCGCAATCCGCGACTCGTCGGCGCCGCCGCCGCAGTGCTCGTGTCCGCCGCGACGCGCCGGCCGCTCGTCACGATCGCCGCCGGGCTCGCGGCGTTCTTCTTCTGGCAGGCGCTCGTGCTGCCGCACGGCTGGCTGCCCGGCTGA